The nucleotide window GCACCTTTGACATTTTTTAGGCCGTGTTGCCGGAATAACAGGTACAATTGTACCCACTTGAAGAGGTTCAGGCCGAGTTGGGCGAATAGGGCAGTGAGAGATAAAGTGCCCTTCTtcaccacaataaaaacagagacaacgcgccctccttcgatctctttctctagatggcagtcttgttttAGAGCGGACGAAGCctatctccatgggttcctccctgTCCACTGGAGATTCACAGCTAGCTAGAGGAAAACCAGGGTCACAAGGCGGTTCCTCCATGTCCATTGGAGTTTCATAGCTAGCTTGAGGGAAAACAGGGGTACAAGGAGGTTTACTGGAGGAGGGTTTGCGTTGTGACCTTATGGGGACTTGGTAGGAGTCCTTTTCTTTAGGTAACAGCGATTTGCGGTTAGATGGAGCAGGCTTGGGAGTAGCTTTCCTGGAGGTAGAGCTCTGAGAATCCATTGCGGACATAAATGACTCCCAACTGTCCAAGACAGTGCTTTTCTCCTGTAGCTTCCGGTATGCCCACTCCTTGATCCGTCCGACAAGTAAGTTGATGGCCGAACGGACCTTGACAAAGTCACTGTTGTAAGTTTTAGGCTTGAGAGCAAAAAGAAGTTCACAATCCAGTCTGAATGCTGTGAAGGAGGAACGGGAACCATCAAAGCGGTCAGGCATCACAACAAACGGTTCTGGAAAATCAGGTTCTGGAactgggcgtactgtgcctttaagagataaaagttcttgctgcagttccgaaacagtctgggtcaggctggacacttgctgagcaagggaggTGAGCATTATCTCTGTGGACTCCATAACGGTCAGTTCAatctgtcaggcttaccttgctgggagtccaacatgcagagataaaagctcacccttgcaattagacacaggccgaggtggtcaaggtagaactcacctggcctgtgaatctgtgcacgggggctgtgcaggtgaatgcttgtagtcgcagtacagacaaggaaatccaggagaatagtcgtaggtaagccaatggtcagagggtgccggaaatcaggggatacgagtaacaagccaaggtcaaaggatgccagaattcaggagatacgagtcacaagccaaggtcaggagaatactTAGAACACggagtagcaactctctaaccagagtcattgaactgacactgcccttagggaggagcagtgtcttataccttgatgattagtatatcaggttcagctggagagtgatcgacaggtctgagccaggtgaagtccagccccttagtgctgcaggcaatacaagataaaacaggagttatcccaagtcctgaaatggctcagaggttaaagagcaggttcagaactgccaagtatacaggttcaaatccctcttcgggcaataaaggggcgacctcgtctggcagtctggaggtctcgCTGTGAATCCTGACAGGTAGTCCGGCCATTCCCTAAGGAATTTCAGCACCatatccacctgccagaggcgtgaatacttgggtgctggGGGTCTTGTTAATTTGGCACCCCGCAGTAGCcgacaaaccagtggatcttgaTCTACTGGTCTGCCTTGTACCGGAAAGTGTGCCGCCGATATGGCAGATCTGATCACATTGAGGGACACTCCAGGTCGACCAGgcggaaatatagcatttcctggtgccgggagcccaagagtcccataggaggtcttagttgattgtgataggccgtggactgaccaggatcccctgaaatcgtccaggccactagCACCAATTGTTCTTCCAGGACGAGGGAATGGGCTTCCCCTTGAGGTCCCAAcagaagtagagggaaggtaTGGAGTAGTAGGGGGTTTTCGTGAGACATCTCCAGGagatccgggaaccacggttggctctgccagaggggtgttatgagcaggagcgatatcttgtgggtgcgtgtgtatcgaagcaccttTGCTATCGTGGAGAACGGCTGGGCCATGTTTGCAGGGATTCATCCACCGCTTCGCAGTTCGGATCCGGAGGAAGAGCCAAAGATCGCTTTGCCAATCCAAGCTTGTTTGTGAAGTAACcaccatcgaaattccgtcctcacttctgctgACAGTGGGATCCAGTAGTCGTATGAGTGACCGGTGCGTAGGTATCTCGCcttcagtcgttgcatggccctgtagtgtagtgggcccgggaatatcgcttgtatggagaaggagaggagtcccacaatccgggtgagtatcctgagaggaatcgtatccaaccttagagcgcgTCTGATATCTTTCCTTATAGAGGTGATCTTTGCAGTAGACAGACGCAAAACGCAGTTCTCCAAgtcgatgtcgaaaccgaggaactggCCCGACTCTGAGGGAGAAGCGATCTTTGTCTGTGTACTACAAAACCCAAGGATTCCAGAAAGTAAATGACAAATTTTGTCTGCAAtcgtagcctggattcgcaaaGGATCAGCAAGCCTACCATGTATACGAGACCTCCCTCCACCCATCCGCATACAGTCCCCTGAATATGTGAAGGCAGGTCCGCGAGGCGAGCGCGACACGGGCAGTCGTGGCGCCCGCGCATCACCAGGCAGTAAAAAAATTTAGAAATTAAAAGGGGGAGGCTGAGGGATAAAGTGTAAGGGACATGTATAAGGGAGCCAAGGTAGCAGATGTAGCAATATATATAAAGTAATGTGACAATTAAAAGACAGTGTAAAATAGGAGTATACCAGAGAGgtaaaaaactctgacctgttgtATGGCTGGAGCCAGTCTCcagaacagacacacactttgacCCCGCCCACTAGTGATGTCACCGTCCTAGTTAATGCTAGAAGCTGCTAGCACTGCCTCTGTTTACACCTCTTACAGAATCCACGCTGTACACAGCCCCTCCCCTTTATACCATATATGGAGAGCACCAGGAAATCTCAAGAACTCTCCAGTACTTTAACTAGTCAATATAAAAGCGAGCTGCAGCTCTGACTGCATTCAGTACTGAGAAGCAAGAcagcacaaactgacagacagacagattgtcTACAGCCCAACTCTGACAAGAAGCTCCAGAGAAAATCCTGAGAAGATGTTTCCTATCAGCCTCTTCCAGCCCTCTCACACTCCTCTGTGTGTCTACAGAGAGCCTGCACTCACGCTCTGGCCAGCCACACGGCTCATCTTTGGGCAGCTGGAAGATGACATGCTGAGCATGAGGAACGAAATGGAGAGGAGAATGCAACGTGTGAACCAGGCTTATCGGCTCCTCTCTCAGGACATGGACATGACAAGGAGACTAGCACAGAGCAGGCAGACTGGGGACAGAAAGAGTGAGCAGGACTCTCCCAAAACTGACAAAGAGGGGAAGGAGCACTTTGAGCTCAGCCTGAATGTGAGTCCCTTCTCTCCTGGTGAACTGACTGTGAGAACTGCAGGAAGGAGACTGATTGTGACGGGAAAACATGACCAGAAAAGGGACACCGAGGATGGGAGCTACTTCCATGAATACAGAGAGTGGCAGAGAGAAGTTGAGCTCCCAGAAAATGTGAATCCTGAGGAAGTGCTGTGTTCCCTGTCTGAAGACGGACAGCTCCTTATTCAGGCTCCTCGTCTGGCACTGCCAGCTGCTAAAGAGAGACCCATCGCCATCACCATGAACTGGGCACCAGTAAATGGAGAGGAGATTCCTCCTGAGCCCCAGAACAGCAGTGTGAGCGGAGATCCAGAAAATGGAATAAATGCTTCCTGACGACTTTAAAGGACTGTTTTTACATCAATTTAGCTGTTATACTGCCTCCTGAACATATTTAATACGTGTTACATTCATGTTGTTTTAAAACCATtctattattgtattttgttactttttaataaatagtttttttctttcatatctaTATGTTATCTGAGAGTGTTTTGTTTAATGAACAATAACATTATACATGTTTTACAATAGAAATGTGTtccataataaatatacatttcccaCTATATTAATAATATGTCACTAATAGTAAGAAATGTGAATGTGCTTAATCTCTTAGATATCAATGGACAGCAAACAAATAAATGGCAGCACTCTACAAGAACCATAAAATAGTAAAGTGAATATTAAGGTGTAAAAGTGTAATTTGGGTAAATCACACATTACTCCATAAATGACTTGGACCGTTATTCCATGAACCCCAAACAAAGCAACTTTCAAACCTCAATAGATGGTTTCATTTCAGCTCATGGTATCTCTCAGCCCGGGTTAGAGGAACACACAGAGCCCCTGCTAACACCACCTCTCCTATACTAAACACTCTTTGGAAGGGACATTATTTATCATTTATGGACTGGTTTCATTGTATTCCACATTCATTGGGACCCGTCCTGTAAAAGGTCGATAAACAATCCAGTGTAACACCTCTCCACAACTAAATGACATTTGGAATGACCGTTTTATTATGGTGTCAGTAGTTATAACCTGATGTCTGTGTTTGATAAACGGAGTTACATAAAGTATAAATgatcatttttttaataaatattctgcTTTTTATTAAACAATGTTGAGGTCAGCTGCAAGACAAAATCATGTAATGTATATTTACTTGAAAACATACCCATATCATCCACTTTTGTTACTAAAAGATAAAAAATCACAGAAATAAGCCCTGTGCTCAGACTCTCACTACTTGTAAATGGCTTCCATGGATACAGTGTTCTTCAACCCAAATACATGCAGAACGCAACCAAACAAAAACTAAACTTACCATATTAATAGTTAATAAGTGTATAGGGGCTCATAAAAATACTCCTTTCTGAcacattagagattttgccttttagcagaaagcagcaaggtgaattgttagtgtaagactcacctaagaggtttatcTCAACAAAGCAGGTGCCCTTACACATTAATAACCATTGCCGTAGGAATAAAATCTGTTATTTAAATTTACattgggatttgggatagtgcacaggcAGGTCAGGAGGGAGgaccgggggtggggggggttgtaCTAAAAGATTAAAGACTATaatttttagttattttgtttGCTATTTTGAAAACATAAACCAGGTAAGAGCAACAATCTGCACATTCACAAACACAGGCGGAACTGCCAGGGTCGCAAGAGTCGGGATAGCGACCACTCCCTGGATGTCGCCTGTCAGGGGGAATGGAAAAGAGTTTCCGTTTACAAAACTGCTACTTAATATACCACTTATTTGGCAATCTATTAGATATAAGACAAATCTTTCTGGAGCTAGTGTGGTCTGCACCTGTGGCTGGTCCAGACTACTTTGAACACTCCCTCATGGTCCCTACGCTCAGTAAATGAATCAGAGCACTGTTGACAGATTAACATGGCAACGTTTAGGCTCATTCACTGAGTACCAGCTGAAGTTGCAGACCAGACACTTCCTTCACTGGACCGCCAGGGTCACTATTGGATGCTGACGTGGACCACCAACGAATAACTCATTATTCCTGCAAATAGATAAGTAGGAGGGGggatacaaaaaaaacattttttcaacttTAGTGCTCATTAACATGTATCTACCTCTTTTGCTTTTCttaacattaaatataaaatcattaaaaagtaacttaattaagtgttcttgcatagcaagaccacttactgttatctcacatatatattattattattatagccaaatttgccaccctaactcctcgcacagtttttacactacatagacaaaaatataccaaaacgtgcagattgttcccgatcggattgctattactttgtggaacgtttcggcgaatggttctcggaatatcgtcgttcttgtggcgaaatttgtcccataggaatgaatggcaaagctacagtgggagcttgcaaaagctgaaaaatcaggacatgatttctaaactgccaccactccctcattttcaggcccaacctacacaaatcttatatcaaaacgttcagctatccctgctgccactaaaaatgtccacagctaagccatagtccttatagttttcacaatatgaccatttgtttgcaactcacgccgtccattgacattcattgaaactccactctgcaaagctcacatttgaagggcaatttctaaactgtgactatgccttcattgttaatattgcagagacatactatgcatcaaaatgtaggtctgggtcttgtgattctcacaatataacgcTCTTGGctttaggatttatagtttttaaaatacgactgtttgaagatggcaaccgccaaaatactctgacctgtgcaaggctgcagcagcaagtgacgTCATAGACAGAGACTTTTGTacatgtcacgtctaaacatttgttatgaaggaacacaactgcagatttcttatagtttgaatatttattataaaaagtaaaaggtattgactttaattccaatttacaggtactgtagctttaagtagtaaacgataactgaagtccacaaatataggcactgtagctttaagtagtaaacgataactgaagtccacaattataggcactgtagctttaagtagtaaacgataactgaagtccacaattatatgcactgtagctttaagtagtaaacgataactgaagtccacaattatatgcactgtagctttaagtagtaaacgatgactgaagcagaaagagtcctttagtagtattaattaattaggtgataagaagttacaatagctgttccatagacttaaactgaagtaagacagatgcagctaactgagacaaagtatgagttgaagttagctgtaacgaggttgttttaacgaaggactttggagacaggaaataacagctttgagatgcaacgcttatcacagaggttttacttagcttccggcacatagaacactggttcccgagatctcctcagaggcggtttatcctgaatggtgagatttcagctttagtcgtggatgaggaaaggtgaagggaacttgaagtcttccagtccggtccggtaacagagggctttcacaacgatgttgcagccggttcgtgagtacggaacgtagttcaataatccagcctcgatcagctggtgcggtcagattaaataggcagaccgtgtcataaagaggtgtggctaagctccgtggaaccaggaagtaagaggatatcataattaaggcatgacagtacacctgctaatgtttttataactgtatggtttaatgtaactgtgaagcactttgggcaacaacgttgcaattaaatgtgctatataaataaataataacagttactccgcccactccagttgtagactactggtggaggcaagaacacttcacacaatttccccagaaattattcttattattcttattatagccaaatttaccaccctaactcctcccacagtttttacactacatagacagaaatatataccgaaacgtgcggattgttcccgattggtgtgctattactttgtggaacgtttcgctgaatggttcacggaatatcgtcattcttgtggcaaaatttgtcccataggaatgaatggcaaagctagagtgggagctggcaaaagctgaaatatcaggacatgatttctaaactgccaccactacctaattttcaggcccacctacacaaatcttatatcaaaacgttcagctatccctgctgccactaaaaatgtccacagctaagccatagtcctgatagttttcacaatatgaccatttgtttgcaactcacaccgtccattgacattcattgaaactccactctgcaaagctcatatttaaagggcaatttctaaactgcaactgtgccttcattgttaatattgcagagacatactatgcatcaaaatgtaggtctgggtcttgtgattctcacaaaataaagctcttcgctgtaggatttatagtttttaaaatacgaccatttgaagatggcaaccaccaaaatactctgacctgtgccaggctgcagcagcaagtgatgtcatagacagggccttttgtacacctgctaatgttttcataaatgtatggtttaatgtaactgtgaagcactttgggcaacaacgttgcaattaaatgtgctatataaataaataacagttactctgcccactccagttgtagactactggtggaggcaagaacacttaacacaatttccccagaaattgtagcttttctagttcaatTATATGTTGTTACTATGGTGTCTATGAGAAGTTGAAATTGTGCTgaggaaaaaaaactatttagtttTCATTATATTTAATATGACTttggattgtttttttaaataaaaaatagcaaatTGAAAAAAGTTATAtaattaataatgaaaaaatataacaatttaaaAGTCAGAGGGgtcggggggcggggcttgacagccaagatggccggtcaaGCTTTCTGAGAGCTCCAGCACCAGCGGGCACAAATATGCTATTTCAGACCACGACAATAACCCCAACAGCTCAAGGTGCTTGGAAAACAACACAGAATCGAAAGGGGAACAAGGGGATACCTTACTCGATACACCAAAAGCCTGCTgagaccggccatgcggcctactcTGGAGTGGAGCCTGGAAACTGGGGGTGGCGGCAGATCCCCCGGTACAGGACCCACTCACACACGAAAGCCCACcacagccctgctgcccccccccaccccttggaccggcaggggtcatcccggtcctcgctggagACGATCACCTCCACTAATCAGCCTGTAACCAATCAAACCCAAAGTGCCCCTGAAACTGCTGCCGTAGTAGCAGCCACGCCACTCAGGGAGAGCACGAAGAGCCCAAGAGACTGCAACACAGAACAAGCCGCACAGAACAAGAAGCGATATTTGAGGCGTTCTGGACCGAACTGGAGCGGCGCATGCAGCAGCATGCCAAGCATAAACACGGCGCACGCTCATCAAATCACCCACGAGGAGAgcataaaatggccgccgcgagacgACCTCAGCGCCCGAGGGGCTTACTTAATCGCCCAAGATCTAACAAACAAAAAGTGACTACCACTCATCACCGCAACCACGGGCAGAGAGCCGCAGGGGGGAGCTCCCCGAAGCACAGCGTGCACCCACGGGGGGAGAAACCTCAAGGCTCTGCAAACACTACACCGCACCGGCACACCGGTATTGGAGATACACGCAGCCTGACAAGCATGAACCGTGTTCCCACTCAAGCCTGGAGCAGACGGAGTAGCAAGTTGTGGATAACTGGGACTATCACCAGCCAAGGAGGATGGAAAACGAGACTGGGGATAGGGTGAACTTTTCAATTATTCAGCAAATCAGTTACTGCCTTATTCTATTATACGCATTTTTTTATAGCACACCCTACCTGGACGTTGGCAATAGGTTTTCTCTGCATTTAACTACCTAAGCAATGCTAATAGTACCTTGTGGTCAGAAAGATAGATCCCAgcacaaaaataaatatctattctGTATAAACCTTCTGCCCTTATCCTCCAAGACATGCTGCCACCCCTCTCATAAATAACACTGTCTTACCCCACTTCACAGGCTTAATGCAAAAATGGACTTCACGTGTTATCTAGTTTCATACTGAGTTTAGGCTTATATATTAGACCTCAGCAGTATTAACTCTTAAAATGCCATTTCAGAGGGCACCAACTGTTAATCAATCTTTAATTTCAACGCACTGTTAATCcttatctaacaaaaaaaaaatgtgcactgtaattTTCATGTTATATTTTCTTGTTAAATGGATCACTGCAGCTATCGTGGCGTAGTGAACCAGACTGTTAATccatacacaaacaaaaataaagaattataaaaaataaaaaaaaagtcagaggGGTCCCTGACAGCATACCCGATGCGGAGCTCCCACACATGGTGAGGAGATTACGGTCGGCCCTGCTAACACCCAAACTGTCCAGAGCGATAGAGACAGAAGGCATATTCAGAGTGCCCAAATCTGCCAAGGCACCAACCTCAGCCACGAGGGATCTGATTATACAATTTGTCAGAGGTAAAGACAAGGCAGCTTTCCTAAATGTGCTGCGGAGCAACTCACCTTACATCTTCAAAGACATGTCACTGATATTTTATGCAGATCTCAGCGGTAGCACTCTGGCATGGCACCAGGAAATGACATGTCACtgactttttctttctttcttttttttaaaggtttttattgttttttcaagAATAAACATCATCACAGTACGAGGgtacagaagtaaaaaaaaaaggggggaaagggggatgtTTGCGTTTACATTTGCTTCAAGGGAGACAACTGACATCGCATTAGATAGCTACATTCTGGATAGAGACATTTTTGAAATTGATACACATTAATAGAAGATAAAGTTTTGCAAGAGTTATACAATTGTTATTGTACCACCTATAACTTATACTAGAACTAAATCTAAGGCTGAGACTCAAACTGATCCTGAGATTAGGCGATTCCTTTTACCCAAATTAGTCGTGGGTTCTGGGGCAGTATCCCTGAGCAGTGCCATGGTTGCTGTGTAGTTAGTGTTGTGTTGTTCTCTCCCACCCTCATGCAATTATGTGGGTATATCTTAGATAAGCCATATGCCAGAGGTGGCCCCCCATGATGGTAGTTGTGgactagtgtgtgtgtgcgtagcgGGCGGACAAGTTTGGGCTTTCTAAGTGGTTTATGTAGTCGTTCTTGATGCGTAGTCTGGCCCCTCAGGTGGTTGTGTTAGGAGTATGTGTCGTAGTGCTACACAGATGCCTGGAAAACAGACCTGAACATACAAATTACAATACCCCAATGGCGGACCGCCCTCTCACAAATCCACGCGGCATCCACATGCACCACAATCCGAGAAAGTGGATATAAGAGAATATCCAGGTGGCACTACTCTCCTGCCAAAATCCACCACATTTTCCCAAACACACCAGATGTCTACTGGAAGTGCTCCTAACCGAAGGTGTCCCTCACACACATCTGGTGGCACTGCCTGCTCATGCAACGATACTGGACAAACATTGTGAAAATGATCAATACTGTGACAGGTACACAACTACCTCATATCCCTCACACTCTGTTGTTCCTGATCATACCCACCTCAATCCCTAAGACACAAAAAACCCTCCTGTCACTGACATTTTATGCGGATCTCAGCGGTAGCACTCTGGCATGGCACCGGGAAATGTGACTGCTCACCACCCTTCTGCGACAGAACAACCTCACCTATAGATGGCGCCCATCTCGTACCCTCTCGATCCTCCACGGTACCTCAACCCACATCATCAGAGACCTCCGGGAAGCTGCAACGACCCTGCAACGATTGGGAATCCCCCATCACTCCCTCAACATTGATGCACCAGGCACAGCACACCAGCCAACCCAGGGATGAAACCCGGGACCTTCATCGGAATTTGTGCCCAGACAGGTCGCCCTGGGCACACATGACAGAGCCAAGACCTGACTTTACAAGGGAGTGCCTCTCACGGGCCCAACTCAGGACTTAAGTATTTTGGATGCACACACCACGTAAAGCAAAAAGCCCACATCCCCACTCACACATAGAGTTAAATAAGCTCATTACCCTCCCTCAGACAGG belongs to Pelobates fuscus isolate aPelFus1 chromosome 7, aPelFus1.pri, whole genome shotgun sequence and includes:
- the LOC134568630 gene encoding heat shock protein 30C-like; this translates as MFPISLFQPSHTPLCVYREPALTLWPATRLIFGQLEDDMLSMRNEMERRMQRVNQAYRLLSQDMDMTRRLAQSRQTGDRKSEQDSPKTDKEGKEHFELSLNVSPFSPGELTVRTAGRRLIVTGKHDQKRDTEDGSYFHEYREWQREVELPENVNPEEVLCSLSEDGQLLIQAPRLALPAAKERPIAITMNWAPVNGEEIPPEPQNSSVSGDPENGINAS